The DNA window GAAGGCGGGACGCACCTCGTTGGCTTCAAAACTGCACTGACACGCGCATTGAATAATTACGCGTACAAGAACGGCATTGCGAAGGAAGGGAAGACTTCGATTTCTGGTGACGATTTTCGCGAGGGACTGACCGCGGTGCTGAGCGTAAAAGTCGCGGAACCGCAGTTCGAGGGGCAGACCAAGACCAAGCTCGGAAACAGTGAGACCAAGAGTATTGTCGAGTCCATCGTCGGCGAGCAGCTGACGCTCTATCTCGAGCAGAACCCGAGCATCGCCAAGCGCGTGATCGAAAAGGCGCTGCGCGCAGCGGAAGCGCGTGAGGCCGCACGTCGTGCACGCGATCTGACCCGTCGCAAGAACGCGATGGATTCGCTCAGTCTTCCCGGAAAGCTCGCCGACTGTTCGATCACCGATCCCGAGCACTGCGAAGTCTATCTCGTTGAGGGCGACTCCGCAGGTGGCTCCGCCAAGCAGGGCCGCGACCGCCGCTTCCAGGCCATTCTTCCCCTCAAGGGTAAAATCCTCAACGTCGAGAAAGCACGCCTGCACAAGGTGCTCGAGAACAACGAAATCAACGCCATTGTCTCCGCGCTCGGTGCGGGCATCGGCGGAGATGAGGAAATAGATTTGGCTAGTTTGCGGTATGGGAAAATTATTATCATGACCGATGCGGACGTAGATGGAAGTCATATCCGTACGCTGTTGCTGACGTTCTTCTTCCGGTATATGAAGTCGCTCGTCGAGGCGGGACGCGTGTATATCGCGCAGCCGCCACTCTACAAGATCAAGAAAGGCAAGACCGAGCGTTACGCATTTGACGATGAAGAACGCGATGAAATTCTCAAGACCTTCGGCGCCGCGAAAGTCGATGCCGATGATCTTGAAGGCATCGACGAGGAAGCAGTGATCAAGAAAGGCGGCATTACTCTTTCCCGCTTCAAAGGACTCGGTGAGATGAACCCGGACCAGCTCTGGGAAACCACGATGAATCCCGAGACCCGCACGCTGCTCCTGGTCACCATGGAAAACGCTGCCGAGGCCGATCGCCTCTTTACCATCCTCATGGGTGACAGCGTTGAACCGCGGCGCCATTTTATCGAACGCAATGCGAAGTATGTACGCAATCTCGATATCTGATAAGTGACAGGACTGACATGTTTTTGACCCGGATGCATCTTCTCACCGTTGTTGTACTGAGTGCACTTGTATTCCCTCTGCAGGCTCAGCCACAGGACATCCCCGATATCCGCTATGGACACAAGCTGTATGCGGAGGTGGCTCAGCTGCCGTCCGATTCCGTTGGTGTGAATCGGGTTGACCTGTATCTGCGCATTTCCTACGACTTCATGGTGTTCACGAGGTCCGAGAAGGGAGCGGCGGATTCACTGTATCACGCAGGTGCGGAAATCAGTATGCATGCGCGGAAGGACGGGAAGACGGTCAAGACATACAACCATTTCGCCTCGCTCAACAGCGCCAGTTATGAGACCTCGGAGATGCGCGACGAATTCCTGCTCTTTCACCAGGTCTTTTATCTCGAGGAAGGGGACTATGAGTTTCTCATCCACGTAACGGATCGTGGCTCTACCCGGGAGCGCAATATCGTGCGCACTCTGAAGGTGAAAAATGTGCGGGAAAAAGGGACGTTCGGTCAACCGGTCGCACTCTCAATGGAGGATGCGCCGGGAGGGAGTGTCTACAGTGTACTCGGGTATGACGGGACGCTGCCATTTGCATCTCCCGGACTCATCGGTATTGCAGCCGCGCCGGACTGGCATGCGGACTGGAGCGTGAGGTTGTCGCGGCTGGATGAGGATGGGGAAGTGATCGACGACGATGATGCGCTGCCGCTGCAGACACTGCAGCCGACAACAATTCTGCGCGACATTCTCCCACAGAAGGGGAATGGCCGTGTACGCAGTTTTGACATCCAGACATCGTGCAAGACACAGGCGACGCTCGTTGTCCTGAAATTACCGATCGAGAAACTCGATGTCGGCGCGTACCGTCTCACTGTTATCGCCAGGAGTGCCGAGGGTGTCGACTCCGTCGTTACGGATACACGTATCTACTGGCGTGACATGCCGTATTCACTGCGCGACATCGAGTTCGCCATTGATGTCATGCGTTATATCCTGACCGAAGATGAATACGACAGGATGCGAAGCGGTGACCGGCGTGAGATGATGATGCACTTCAGGAAGTACTGGAGTGAGCTTGACAACACTCCGGAAACCGAGTACAACGAAATGATGACTGAGTATTTTCGTCGCGTCGACGAGACCATCGACCGTTTCCAGACACTGTACGAGCGCAACGGCGCCCTGACTGACCGGGGAAAAGTGTATATCCTTTTCGGTCCCCCCGAAGAGACGCAGCGTTTCCTCACGAGCGACGAACCCGCGGAGGAAATCTGGTATTACCCATCTCTCAGCAAGACGTTCCATTTCGTGGACACGAAAGGAGATGGGGATTTCCAACTTTATGAAGAATGATCATGCTCCCTTTAATAGCCATTTCCATTGGTGATATAAACGGGATCGGACCGGAAATTGCGCTCAAGGCATTCCAGCGTTCCGATCTTCTCGACAGCTGCCGTCCGGTGCTCTTCGGTCCGGAAGACGTCATCCTGCATTACCATGAGCAGCTCGGTATTGATGTCCCTCTTCAAAAACTGCAGCGCATTTCTGAAGCCGCGGAAGGAAGCGTCGGATATATCGTCACTGACGGTGCATTCAATGAGGACGCTGTCGGGGGTCCCACCGCTGAATCGGGCCGCATCAGTCTCGCCGCGATCCAGGCGGCGTTCGATGCCGTGCGTTCCGGCGATGCGCAGGCACTCGTCACGGCACCGATATCCAAGGAGGCCATTGCCCTTGCGGGGAGTCCTTTTCATGGCCACACCGACCTGCTTGCCTCACTCTGCGAGAGCGGTGAAAACGTGCTGATGATTTTGAGCAGCAATACGATGAATGTCGGACTGGTGACCATCCATGTTCCTCTGCGTGATGTGGCGGCGCTCATCACGCGCGAACGTGTCGAGCGAACGGTGCGGCTCGGCCATCGTGCAATGATTGATGATTTCGCCATCGATGCACCGCGCATTGCGGTGCTCGGTCTGAATCCTCATGCCGGTGACGGCGGTGTGCTCGGCGACGAGGAAGCGGATATCATTCAACCCGCTGTGCTTGCACTGCAGAATGAAGGCATTAACGTCGAGGGACCGTTTCCCGCAGATGGTTTCTTTTCCGCACATACACAGCAGATGTACGATCTGATCATCGCGATGTACCACGACCAGGGCCTGGTGCCTCTCAAACTCAGCGCGATGGGGAGGGGAGTGAATGTGACATCGGGGCTTCCGATCGTGCGCACATCACCGGATCACGGGACGGCGTACAATATTGCCGGTCACGGTATCGCCAGTGCGGAGAGCATGAAAGAAGCCGTGTATTTTGCCCGTACCATTGCATTGAATAGATTGCAGTAACCTCACTCTGCAAGGAGACGCAGCGCGATGATCGAATTTCACAACGTCCGACTGACCTTTGGCAATCAGGACATCTTCGATCGCGCCAATCTCATGATCGCAGAAGGAGAATTCGTGTACGTCATCGGTGAGACGGGTATAGGGAAAAGTTCGTTTTTGAGATTGCTGTATATGGACACGCTGCCGACCATGGGACGTGTGCGCATTGGCGGTTATGACTCATCGAGCATCACGCGGCATCAGGTTCCCTTTTTGCGAAGGACCATCGGTATCGTGTTCCAGGACTACCGGCTGCTCGAAGACCGGAATGTGTTCGACAATGTGGCTTTCGCCCTGCATGTCACCGGGGCACGCCGGCAGGCGATTTCCTCCAAAGTGCATCGCCTGCTGGCCGAGGTCGGACTCTCCTCAAAAGAATTTGCCATGCCCGACGATCTCTCCGGCGGTGAAAAGCAGCGCGTCGCCATCGCGCGGGCGCTCGTCAACGACCCTGTCATCCTGCTTGCCGATGAGCCGACGGGCAATCTTGATCCCTCCGCATCGCGTGATATCCTCGCGATTTTTGACAGGGTGAACAAACGCGGTACTGCCATTATCATGGCGACGCATGACTACAGCCTTCTCGCGCAGCGTCCCGGACGCGTCATCAAGATCCAGAATCGAAATTTCTACGATGTCGTTTGACACGACAGCCCAGTTTCACCATCTGATTTCTTTCCATGCCGGAACATGACAGCACGTATCAGCTTCAGATTGCGGATATGGAATTCGTCGTATGTGACGTCGAAACAACGGGGCTGAGTCCCGACCGCAACCGGATTACGGAGATCGCGCTCGTCCGATTACGGGGAAATCAGATCGTCGACCGATACAGTTCTCTTATCAATCCGAAGCAGTTCATTCCCGAAGAAATTCAGCGTCTCACCGGTATAACCAACGCAATGGTATACGGCGCACCACCGGCTGAAGACGTCATGTCCGAAGTGCGCAGGTTCATCGGCGATGCCATCTTCGTGGGACACAATGTGCGTTTCGATCGCTCATTTGTGGACGCGACGCTGCGCCGCTGCGGACTCGAACCCCTGCAGGTGCCGAATCTCTGTACCGCACGTCTTGCGCGGCGGCTGATCCCGAAGAAAAGCAAGAAAAACCTCGGCGCGCTCGCCGCCCATTTCAACATCCGCATTCGCAATCGTCACCGGGCGACCGGTGATGCAGAGGCAACGGCTGTCGTCTTACTCAATTTCATCCGGATCCTGGAAGAAGAGTTCGATACGCACGATGTCGGTGAGCTGCTCTCGTTTCAGAACAAGCAGATATACCGCATTACCGGTGCACCAAGGTATTTCACCCGGCTGCAGGACAATCTCTCCGAGCTGCCCCATGCACCCGGGGTGTACTTCTTCCACGACAGGCGCGGCGATGTGCTGTATATCGGCAAGGCCCGGGACCTGAAAGAACGCGTCAGCTCGTACTTCTATCACAACATCGGGCATACGTCCAAGATCAGGCGGCTTGTGCGTGCCGTGCACGGCATCACCTGGAAGGAGATGGAGACGGAACTGTCGGCGCTGCTCAACGAGTCACGGCTGATCAAGCAGCATCAGCCCCCGTTCAATACGCAGCTGAAGCGCTACAGGAAGTATCCGTTCATCCGTATCGATGTTGCCAACGACTGGCCCACCATTGGCTGGTGTTATGATATCGAGAATGATGGAGCGGATTATTTTGGACCGTTTCGTTCACGCTTTGCGGTG is part of the bacterium genome and encodes:
- a CDS encoding DEDD exonuclease domain-containing protein, which encodes MPEHDSTYQLQIADMEFVVCDVETTGLSPDRNRITEIALVRLRGNQIVDRYSSLINPKQFIPEEIQRLTGITNAMVYGAPPAEDVMSEVRRFIGDAIFVGHNVRFDRSFVDATLRRCGLEPLQVPNLCTARLARRLIPKKSKKNLGALAAHFNIRIRNRHRATGDAEATAVVLLNFIRILEEEFDTHDVGELLSFQNKQIYRITGAPRYFTRLQDNLSELPHAPGVYFFHDRRGDVLYIGKARDLKERVSSYFYHNIGHTSKIRRLVRAVHGITWKEMETELSALLNESRLIKQHQPPFNTQLKRYRKYPFIRIDVANDWPTIGWCYDIENDGADYFGPFRSRFAVEDALDSINKLFMLRECDGNIKPDADNTPCLYHEIKRCGAPCAAVTGKPEYQREVDDIVLFLQGEQDSVLDRLRGRMETRAEELDFEGAAVLRDRIAAVERIIRQQRLMVQSVRKQNLVIITLARRSNVDVHLIKSGMLAAQFLVDQKSLPEVLLHNKIEDVFFSRQEELFQGRKEDIDEMRIIASWCLTRRHESTIVEILPEDTIESACERSAEAIRSAGQCDAAKQADSA
- the gyrB gene encoding DNA topoisomerase (ATP-hydrolyzing) subunit B; translation: MTKEQEAQARSYSETSIKVLEGLEAVRKRPAMYIGDIGSRGLHHLVNEVVDNSIDEALAGFCDSIEITIHEDQSITVVDNGRGIPVGPHPVKKISTLEVVMCTLHAGGKFDKQTYQVSGGLHGVGVSVVNALSEWCEVEVHRDGQMYSQRYTRGVPDGEIKKLGKTKKTGTRTTFFADAEIFKTIDFRFEILEERLRELAYLNKTIKITLKDERNDEQEVYFFKGGLKDFVQYIDSNRNSLMKKPIYVEGMRDNTPVELAFQYNDSYSENIYTYVNNINTHEGGTHLVGFKTALTRALNNYAYKNGIAKEGKTSISGDDFREGLTAVLSVKVAEPQFEGQTKTKLGNSETKSIVESIVGEQLTLYLEQNPSIAKRVIEKALRAAEAREAARRARDLTRRKNAMDSLSLPGKLADCSITDPEHCEVYLVEGDSAGGSAKQGRDRRFQAILPLKGKILNVEKARLHKVLENNEINAIVSALGAGIGGDEEIDLASLRYGKIIIMTDADVDGSHIRTLLLTFFFRYMKSLVEAGRVYIAQPPLYKIKKGKTERYAFDDEERDEILKTFGAAKVDADDLEGIDEEAVIKKGGITLSRFKGLGEMNPDQLWETTMNPETRTLLLVTMENAAEADRLFTILMGDSVEPRRHFIERNAKYVRNLDI
- a CDS encoding ATP-binding cassette domain-containing protein, translated to MIEFHNVRLTFGNQDIFDRANLMIAEGEFVYVIGETGIGKSSFLRLLYMDTLPTMGRVRIGGYDSSSITRHQVPFLRRTIGIVFQDYRLLEDRNVFDNVAFALHVTGARRQAISSKVHRLLAEVGLSSKEFAMPDDLSGGEKQRVAIARALVNDPVILLADEPTGNLDPSASRDILAIFDRVNKRGTAIIMATHDYSLLAQRPGRVIKIQNRNFYDVV
- the pdxA gene encoding 4-hydroxythreonine-4-phosphate dehydrogenase PdxA, with amino-acid sequence MLPLIAISIGDINGIGPEIALKAFQRSDLLDSCRPVLFGPEDVILHYHEQLGIDVPLQKLQRISEAAEGSVGYIVTDGAFNEDAVGGPTAESGRISLAAIQAAFDAVRSGDAQALVTAPISKEAIALAGSPFHGHTDLLASLCESGENVLMILSSNTMNVGLVTIHVPLRDVAALITRERVERTVRLGHRAMIDDFAIDAPRIAVLGLNPHAGDGGVLGDEEADIIQPAVLALQNEGINVEGPFPADGFFSAHTQQMYDLIIAMYHDQGLVPLKLSAMGRGVNVTSGLPIVRTSPDHGTAYNIAGHGIASAESMKEAVYFARTIALNRLQ
- a CDS encoding GWxTD domain-containing protein; amino-acid sequence: MFLTRMHLLTVVVLSALVFPLQAQPQDIPDIRYGHKLYAEVAQLPSDSVGVNRVDLYLRISYDFMVFTRSEKGAADSLYHAGAEISMHARKDGKTVKTYNHFASLNSASYETSEMRDEFLLFHQVFYLEEGDYEFLIHVTDRGSTRERNIVRTLKVKNVREKGTFGQPVALSMEDAPGGSVYSVLGYDGTLPFASPGLIGIAAAPDWHADWSVRLSRLDEDGEVIDDDDALPLQTLQPTTILRDILPQKGNGRVRSFDIQTSCKTQATLVVLKLPIEKLDVGAYRLTVIARSAEGVDSVVTDTRIYWRDMPYSLRDIEFAIDVMRYILTEDEYDRMRSGDRREMMMHFRKYWSELDNTPETEYNEMMTEYFRRVDETIDRFQTLYERNGALTDRGKVYILFGPPEETQRFLTSDEPAEEIWYYPSLSKTFHFVDTKGDGDFQLYEE